The Burkholderia latens genome segment GTCATCGTTACCGGCTATCCGCTGGTCACGCAGGCGCAGGCGTTGCCGCCCGGCTTCGACATCAAGGCGTTGGCTCGGCAATTGCAACCGGCGCGCGAATACGTGTCGGCGGCCGCCGCGCCGGATTACCGGAAGATCCTGCTCGAGCGGCGCGACGACCCGCTGCTCGGGCGCTCGGTGTTACGGTTCGTGCAGGCCGTGCGCGATGCACAGGGCAAACCGATCGCGTGGTTCATCACCGTCCCGCGCGCAGCGATCGACGAATCTCTTCGTTCATCTTCCGCCGGGAAGGATTACGCGCTGGTCAGCTCGGCCACGAAGGTCTTGACGGGCCGCGAAGCCGATTCCGCGCTGACCGCGCGCGCACTCGACTTTGCGCGTGTCGCCCGCGGCGAGCGAGCGGCGGCCCATCGCGTCGGCATGAATATCGTGATCGGAGACCCGATGCCCGGGTACCGCGAGGTGCTGACCGCGACGATGTCGTGGCGCAGCCTGCTCGACGATGTGGCCGCCCCGCTGGGCACTGCGGTCGGTCTTGCACTGCTCGCGATCGGGACGGTGTGGCTTGCGATCGTCATGTTCGATCGGCGCGCACTGCGTCCGGCCAACCGTCGTGCGATCCGGTTGATCGAAAGCGAGGCGTTGAACCGGGCGTTGATTCGCACGGCGCCGGCCGGGCTCATGCTGCTGTCGCTCGCCAACGGCGAGACGCTGATGCGCAATGACGCTGCGCGCAGACTGGGCGACGCCAGTACGGTTGCTGCGCTCGGCAAGCGGATCTGGCAGGCCTGTCACGGCCGTATCTCTGGCAGCCGCGCGCCGCGCGTCGTCACGCACGAGTTGCCGATCGGGCTTGCCGACGGCAGCGCGAGCTATGTCGCCGTGCAAGTCGCCCGCAGCCGCTATCGCGGCGTCGACGTGCTGCTCTGCACGCTGACCGACATCACCGCACGCAAGCAGATGGAGGACAAGCTGCGCGAGGCCCGCGAAGCCGCCGAGGACGCGAACAAGGCGAAGTCGACGTTCCTCGCGACGATGAGTCACGAGATTCGCACGCCGCTGAACGCGATCGTCGGCAATCTCGAATTGATGGAGCGTGCGCCGTTGCCGCCGGACGAACGGCGGCGCCTTCACACGGTGATGTCGTCGTCGGATGCATTGCTGCGCGTGATCAACGACGTGCTCGACCTGTCGAAGGTCGAATCGAACCAGATGGTGCTCGAGGTCGTGCCGTTCGACTTGCGCGCGGTTGTGCGCGACGTCGCGGCGGTCTTTCATCCGCTCGCCGCGGCCAAGGATCTCACGCTCGAATGCACGATCGATGCGCGGGTGGCGAACGGTTACGTTGGCGACCCGACCCGCCTGCGCCAGATCGTGTCGAACCTCGTCAGCAATGCAATCAAGTTCACCCAGCGCGGCAGCGTGACGATCGACGCGAGGCCGACTGGCACTGCCGGTCACGTGCATGGCGTCGAGATCGTGGTGCGCGACACCGGCATCGGCATTGCGCCGGATGGGCTGCCGACGTTGTTCGACGTTTATGTGCAGACCGATGCGTCGATCTACCGCCGCTTCGGCGGCACCGGGCTCGGACTGCCGCTGTGCCGGCGCCTGGCGCGGCTGATGCAGGGCGACGTGACGGTCGAAACCGCGCCTGGCCGCGGCGCAGCATTCACTGTGTCGCTGCCGCTGCCGGCCGCCTCGCCCGAGGCGTGTGCCGCGTTCGACGAAATGCAAGCCGGCGTCATGCCGTCGACGGCACCCGCGCACCGCGACGCGCCGCTGCGCGTGCTCGTTGCCGAGGACCATCCGGCAAGCCGTGCTCTGCTGCGCGACCAGCTCGACGCGCTGCATTGCGACGCGACGCTCGTCGCGAACGGTGTCGAAGCGATGCGTGCGTATTTTGCGCATCCATTCGACGTGGTGCTGACCGATCTCGGCATGCCCGAACTCGACGGTTTCGCGCTCGCGAATTTCCTTCGCGAGCAGGGCGCGACGGTGCCGGTGATCGCGATGACCGCGCATGCGACCGAAGACGACCGACGGCGCTGCGCGCAGGTCGGCGCGGCGGAAGTCGTACTCAAGCCGCTGTCGATCGATGCGCTCGACGCCGTGTTGCGGCGGCATGCGGGGCGTGGTGCGGCTGTGCAGCCGGATCGCCGCCAATCGATCGCGGTGACCGACGAGATGCGTCAGAAGCTGCACAGTGCGACGTTGCGGTCGCTGGCCATCATCGATGCAGCGCTGGCGGGCGGCGACCTTCAGACGATTCGCGAGGAATTGCACTCGATGCGGGGCGGCTTCGCGCTCGTTGGCGACGCGGTGGCATCAGCCGCATGTGCGCAAATGGAAAAAATAGAAAAAGAAACCGATATCGCCGAATTGCGCATTCGCTGGCCTGCCTTTCAGGTTGAGATTCAGCGCGCGCTCGCGCGATTGTGCGACACCATTAACCCGGACACCGACCGCACGTCATAAGGATCGTGTGGCAACGCCTCCGAATGTCTTCCCGCAAGCGACTTCGGCGAGGCGGCTTTTTCTCGTTCCGTCATCACGCCGGATTTCGCCCGATCGAACGTGTTTTTATTGCGTGCCCCAACGTGCACTGCCGACGTGATCTGGAGCTTGCGCTGCGAACAGCCGCTGCCTTGTCGCGTTGAGCTTCGATCTGTATTTTCGAATCGCCGACTGCCGGCGCGGCATTCCGTCGTGCCCTCGCAATTGGGCTAATTAATATCGAATCGTTAAAAGTCGACGCGTAATCGCGCCGCGCGTCGTGAAATGCGGCCGCCGGATTTCATCGGTGCGATCCCCGCGGATGGTGCGCTGTCGCGGGAAGTGTGAGATTTTCTCGTTTTAGTACTCGTACTAATATTCGGTAAGTCCGTTTAGAACTCGTTCTAATGCTGATATTCGGGCGGGTAAGTAGAATTCAGTGGTCGCCTGCGGTTGTTGTGCTTTGCAAAAAACAGGCGGCAAGCGAATTTGGGTGGTTGCCTCGGTGCGTTACGATCCATGGGGAACATTCGGATACTTGATCAGGTGTCCGGCATGAGACCAAAGGTGAGTGCATGGCCGGTATCCGTTCCGATTCGCCGGATATTTCAGCGTGATTCCATTTGATTCTCGGCATTTGCAGTTTCAGATCACCGGGGATTCTTCTGGTTGTGTGATTTTTCTTCTGCCGGGAGTGGAGCTGACTTTATTCAATATGTTTATGTGGTAATGCGGTGGAATGTCATGATTGAGTGATGCCGCTTTTAATTAATCGTTAATTTTTGGATTAACCTGAAAATGAAAAAACTCGCGATGATGATGTCGGCCGCAGGTCTCGCCCTCGTGGCCATGAACGCGGCGCATGCTTCGGACGGCACGATCACGTTCACCGGCTCCGTGGTCGCATCGACCTGCAAGATCAACGGCGGCACGAACGATCTGACGGTCCCGCTGCCGAAGACGGCAACCAACCAGCTCGCGTCCGCGGGTGCGACCGCAGGCCGTACGCCGTTCAAGCTGTCGCTGTCGGGCTGTACGACCGACAAGACGGAAGACGGCAAGACCATCGAGGCCCCGGTGAAGAAGGTATCGGTGGCGTTCGAACCGGGGCCGAACGTAAACCTCGGGACGGGCCGCCTGAAGCTGACCGGCGCCGATGCAGCACAGAACGTCGAAATCGCGATCCTGAACGACAAGTACGAGCCGATCAAGATCGGTGCGGAAAGCTCGGCCCAGGGCGCGCAGACCGTCGACATCGACACCGCCGAAGGCGGCAGCGGCACGGCGACGCTTCAGTTTGCGGCTCAGTACGTCGCGACGAGCGATAAGGTGTCGGGCGGTTCCGCGAACTCGTTCGTCACGTACTCGCTGGTCTATCCGTAAGCAGTCGATCGCGTGAGGAAGGCACCGGCTGCCGTCAGGCGGCCGGTGAGTGGAAAGGCCGGCGCATCGATGTTGGTCGGCCAGTTCGAACTACTAATCAAGGAGCTGTATCGAAGATGATCGCGAATCGTCCCTACGCAATCCTGCTGGTTCTGATGTCCATGCTGTTCTGCACGAGCGCGCAAGCGAGCGTAACGCTGTCCGGTACGCGCGTCATTTTCGACGGCGGCGAAAGGGAAGTCACGCTCCAGCTCACGAACGATGGGAAGTTGCCGGCGCTCGTACAGGCATGGCTCGACAAAGGCGACGAACGGGCGGCACCGGACACGATCGACGTGCCGTTCGTGATCACGCCGGCGGTCTTTCGCATCGAGCCGGGCAGGGGCCAGACGCTGCGGATCATCCATTCCGGCGAGGCGCTGCCGACAGACAAGGAATCGCTGTTCTGGCTGAACGTGCTCGACGTACCGCCCAAGGCTTCGGCGGGCGACGACGTGAACCGCCTGCAGTTCGCGTTTCGCACGCGAGTCAAGTTGATGTACCGGCCCGCCAAGTTGCCGGGCAATGCGGCCGACGCGCCCGCCCAGCTGAAGTGGAGCGTCGGCACCGACGACGCGCATCGGCCGGTGCTGAAGGTCACCAATCCGAGTGCGTACGTCGTGAATCTGGCCGGTATCGAATTGAGGGTCGCCGGCAAGTCTTTCGAAGTGGCGCTTGGCCATGTGCTTCCGGGCGAAACCGCTTCATTTCCGATCAAGAGCCCGCTCGGGGCGAACTTCTCCGGCGCGAAGGTGTTGTACAGCAGTGTCGACGATTGGGGCGCCAACCATGGTCACGAGGCGACGGTCGGCCAATAAGACTGCTTCAGCACACGCACGGGCTTCACCCAGGCAGCGAGCAATGGATTTCACGCTGTGAATTCCGCAAAACTACGGGAACCTATCAACGATGGAAAAGCGAAACACAGGTGGGCTGGTGGAGAGCA includes the following:
- a CDS encoding hybrid sensor histidine kinase/response regulator, producing MPTKLKTLIAHAAAGRRKPFEPGRVRRQQQWLLYGSGVAITMFVLVCTALVARLDLQDSVVQFRSEFLVRKADLLAEMEVVRALQNRYLENIEVIVRHGPVASPDARSRFIDDRGRLVRFGRAGRVVFAAFAVPSSLQPTPRYAPLLGKLLSQSEVTGIVPPQQPGEPGMGSYLVDPDGNFVIVTGYPLVTQAQALPPGFDIKALARQLQPAREYVSAAAAPDYRKILLERRDDPLLGRSVLRFVQAVRDAQGKPIAWFITVPRAAIDESLRSSSAGKDYALVSSATKVLTGREADSALTARALDFARVARGERAAAHRVGMNIVIGDPMPGYREVLTATMSWRSLLDDVAAPLGTAVGLALLAIGTVWLAIVMFDRRALRPANRRAIRLIESEALNRALIRTAPAGLMLLSLANGETLMRNDAARRLGDASTVAALGKRIWQACHGRISGSRAPRVVTHELPIGLADGSASYVAVQVARSRYRGVDVLLCTLTDITARKQMEDKLREAREAAEDANKAKSTFLATMSHEIRTPLNAIVGNLELMERAPLPPDERRRLHTVMSSSDALLRVINDVLDLSKVESNQMVLEVVPFDLRAVVRDVAAVFHPLAAAKDLTLECTIDARVANGYVGDPTRLRQIVSNLVSNAIKFTQRGSVTIDARPTGTAGHVHGVEIVVRDTGIGIAPDGLPTLFDVYVQTDASIYRRFGGTGLGLPLCRRLARLMQGDVTVETAPGRGAAFTVSLPLPAASPEACAAFDEMQAGVMPSTAPAHRDAPLRVLVAEDHPASRALLRDQLDALHCDATLVANGVEAMRAYFAHPFDVVLTDLGMPELDGFALANFLREQGATVPVIAMTAHATEDDRRRCAQVGAAEVVLKPLSIDALDAVLRRHAGRGAAVQPDRRQSIAVTDEMRQKLHSATLRSLAIIDAALAGGDLQTIREELHSMRGGFALVGDAVASAACAQMEKIEKETDIAELRIRWPAFQVEIQRALARLCDTINPDTDRTS
- a CDS encoding fimbrial protein yields the protein MKKLAMMMSAAGLALVAMNAAHASDGTITFTGSVVASTCKINGGTNDLTVPLPKTATNQLASAGATAGRTPFKLSLSGCTTDKTEDGKTIEAPVKKVSVAFEPGPNVNLGTGRLKLTGADAAQNVEIAILNDKYEPIKIGAESSAQGAQTVDIDTAEGGSGTATLQFAAQYVATSDKVSGGSANSFVTYSLVYP
- a CDS encoding molecular chaperone, with amino-acid sequence MIANRPYAILLVLMSMLFCTSAQASVTLSGTRVIFDGGEREVTLQLTNDGKLPALVQAWLDKGDERAAPDTIDVPFVITPAVFRIEPGRGQTLRIIHSGEALPTDKESLFWLNVLDVPPKASAGDDVNRLQFAFRTRVKLMYRPAKLPGNAADAPAQLKWSVGTDDAHRPVLKVTNPSAYVVNLAGIELRVAGKSFEVALGHVLPGETASFPIKSPLGANFSGAKVLYSSVDDWGANHGHEATVGQ